The DNA window TCGATGCGACTGCGCATCGATCACTACTCACAGCACCGCGACAGTCCCTATCTCGGCTGACCCACGGGCGGTTAGAGCCAGTCCCGCATTCGCCGGACAGCGGCTAACAGCTCCTCGCGGCCCGCATCGACCGCGCGATGCACCGGATCCTCAGGCCCATAGCGAGCCAACACGTCGCTCAATCGATCATCGGCTGAAACGGGTGCCCCGTCCGACCCGGTCGTCAAATCACAAAACGTCAACGCATCCAGGACGTCGCTGGGCGGATCACTGAACTCTGACAACCCCTCTAGACCGCGCTCGGATGCCTCCACACGCGCTCCGGTATGAAACGCCACCAACGACGCAACCAGCTCCCCAAAGCCGGCCGATCGAACAAACTCCGCTCCATCGAGCGGATGAAAACCCGTCCGGCGCACCGACGGCGCATAGCCGATATCGTGCAGCCACGCCGCCGCCACCAAACAATCGGCAGTCTCTGCATCGAAATGGCG is part of the Mycobacterium mantenii genome and encodes:
- a CDS encoding HD domain-containing protein — encoded protein: MSGVLAQRGRREAESRLAGQSGRLAHVRGVVTAAQQFGRHFDAETADCLVAAAWLHDIGYAPSVRRTGFHPLDGAEFVRSAGFGELVASLVAFHTGARVEASERGLEGLSEFSDPPSDVLDALTFCDLTTGSDGAPVSADDRLSDVLARYGPEDPVHRAVDAGREELLAAVRRMRDWL